A section of the Ovis canadensis isolate MfBH-ARS-UI-01 breed Bighorn chromosome 1, ARS-UI_OviCan_v2, whole genome shotgun sequence genome encodes:
- the LOC138437717 gene encoding olfactory receptor 6K3-like, with the protein MTQITTTENQTMVTEFYFSDFPQFEKGSLLFFIPLFLMYVFIIVGNFMIFFAVQLDARLHNPMYNFISIFSFLEIWYTTVTIPKMLSNLVSKEKTISFIGCLLQMYFFHSLGVTEALVLTVMAIDRYVAICHPLRYATIMTPRLCIQLSAGSSIFGFLMLLPEIVWISTLPFCGPNQIHQLFCDFEPVLRLACTDTSMILIEDVIHAISILTSVCIITLSYLRIIVVILRIPSGKSRQKAFSTCAAHITIFFLFFGSVTLMYLRFSVTFPPLLDKAIALMFAVLAPLFNPIIYSLRNKDMKDAIKKVLLAISSYIPTSSSGWFLFLHIFSSIYYLWIF; encoded by the exons GAGAATCAGACAATGGTGACTGAGTTTTATTTCTCTGACTTCCCTCAGTTTGAGAAGGGCAGTCTCTTATTCTTCATTCCTTTGTTCTTAATGTACGTGTTCATTATTGTTGGAAATTTCATGATCTTCTTTGCTGTCCAGCTGGATGCACGTCTCCACAATCCCATGTACAATTTCATCAGCATCTTCTCCTTCCTGGAGATTTGGTACACCACAGTGACCATCCCCAAGATGCTCTCCAACCTTGTTAGTAAAGAGAAGACTATTTCTTTCATTGGCTGCCTCctgcaaatgtatttttttcactcACTTGGGGTCACAGAAGCCCTAGTCCTTACAGTGATGGCCATTGATAGGTACGTTGCCATCTGCCATCCCCTCCGCTATGCAACCATTATGACCCCTCGACTATGCATCCAACTTTCTGCTGGTTCTAGCATCTTTGGCTTCCTTATGCTACTGCCTGAGATTGTGTGGATTTCTACTCTTCCATTCTGTGGTCCCAACCAAATTCATCAACTCTTCTGTGACTTTGAACCTGTATTACGCTTAGCCTGTACAGATACATCTATGATTCTGATTGAAGATGTAATTCATGCTATTTCCATCCTGACTTCTGTTTGTATTATCACCCTTTCCTATCTAAGAATCATTGTTGTGATCCTGAGGATTCCCTCGGGTAAGAGCCGTCAGAAGGCATTCTCCACTTGTGCAGCCCACATTactattttcttcctgttttttggCAGTGTGACACTCATGTACCTGCGTTTCTCTGTCACTTTCCCACCACTACTGGACAAGGCCATTGCACTAATGTTTGCTGTCCTTGCCCCACTTTTCAACCCGATAATCTACAGTCTGAGGAACAAAGACATGAAAGATGCCATCAAGAAAGTCCTCT tggctatatcaagttatattcccaccagcagctcaggatggttcctttttctccacatcttctccagcatttattatttgtggattttttaa